The proteins below are encoded in one region of Rhododendron vialii isolate Sample 1 chromosome 7a, ASM3025357v1:
- the LOC131332866 gene encoding uncharacterized protein LOC131332866, producing MADQPAARTLRDYLTPERGPHVSPITIPTCTAANAFAFKPEYHRVIPEFRGRELEDPYAHIREFETIVSTFVTGPGQLDQARLKLFPFSLKDKAKQWFHSLKPHSLLTWGEVQDVFTTKFFPDLLAAVLHHNFPMYLVINYFYLGSDRESKQLLDTMGSGDFMGKDPDAAWEFLDALAERAQTWQYIDPGDQAMRNQGPGGSGKFSVNEQNGLETRLDELSLKLDRMKLDSVQAKEVKEATEVKEVKEVRQVEEVCVICETTGHSTDNCHTIPTLRQHYNQLPEENEAGSSTSQGPPPSQNQTWRQSQFQGQPRFPPAQSQGPPGFIPPSQFQGQNQFQQQPAPPPRRSLEDTLNAFCQMQTTTNEQTTQAMNDIRNQVGKLTMAIGVLQQEKGKLPTQPQPNPQGQHFAQDSSVTFPEQAKAIISLRSGKTVDNAQVEPPVVQTLLPFPALLKPIVPNGESPKPVLKKKKREKPKKSSDIYEVLKKVTVNLPLLDAIKQIPSYAKFLKELCTHKRQLQVQKKVFLTEQVSSLFQSTLPPKYNDPGCPTISITIGGKVCEKALLDLGQV from the exons atggcagatcaaccaGCAGCTCGCACTTTGCGCGATTATTTAACGCCAGAAAGAGGTCCACATGTCTCCCCCATAACCATTCCTACTTGCACTGCCGCCAATGCGTTTGCTTTCAAGCCAGAGTACCATCGGGTTATCCCAGAGTTTCGGGGGcgtgaattggaggatccttatgcCCACATTCGGGAATTCGAAACTATCGTTAGCACCTTTGTGACCGGGCCGGGTCAGCTAgatcaagctcgcctgaagCTATTTCCCTTTTCGCTCAAGGACAAGGCTAAGCAgtggttccattctttgaagCCCCACTCCTTGCTcacatggggggaagtgcaagatgtGTTCACCACCAAGTTCTTCCCG gatttgcttgCAGCTGTCCTACACCACAATTTTCCCATGTATCTTGTGATCAactatttctatttgggttCTGATCGAGAGTCTAAGCAGCTTTTGGATACTATGGGGAGTGGTGACTTTATGGGAAAGGACCCCGACGCCGCTTGGGAATTCTTAGATGCTTTGGCCGAAAGagctcaaacttggcaatacattGATCCGGGTGACCAAGCTATGAGAAATCAAGGACCGGGAGGTTCCGGTAAGTTTTCAGTGAATGAGCAGAACGGTCTTGAGACGCGGTTGGATGAGCTATCGTTAAAGTTGGACAGAATGAAGCTAGATTCGGTCCAAGCAAAAGAAGTGAAAGAAGCGACAGAAGTGAAAGAGGTGAAAGAGGTtcgccaagtggaagaagtttgtGTCATTTGCGAGACCACGGGTCATTCGACCGACAACTGTCATACCATCCCCACCCTTCGACAACACTATAATCAACTCCCTGAAGAA AATGAGGCCGGCTCGTCAACTTCTCAAGGTCCTCCTCCTTctcagaatcaaacatggcgcCAATCTCAGTTTCAGGGTCAGCCACGTTTTCCTCCGGCACAATCTCAAGGCCCGCCAGGATTCATACCACCGAGCCAATTCCAagggcaaaatcaatttcagcaGCAACCAGCCCCACCTCCACGACGTTCTCTGGAGGATACTCTGAATGCATTCTGTCAAATGCAAACGACCACTAATGAGCAAACTACCCAAGCGATGAACGACATAAGGAATCAAGTGGGTAAATTAACAATGGCTATCGGTGTTttgcaacaagagaaaggaaaactaccTACCCAACCTCAACCAAACCCTCAAGGCCAACATTTTGCACAAgactcttcggtgactttccccgagcaagcaaaggccatAATATCGTTGAGAAGTGGGAAGACGGTTGATAATGCTCAAGTGGAGCCGCCGGTTGTGCAAACCTTGTTACCTTTTCCGGCACTATTGAAGCCCATAGTGCcaaatggggaatctcccaaaccGGTtctaaagaagaagaaaagggaaaagccaAAGAAGTCGAG TgatatctatgaagttcttAAGAAAGTGACGGTTAACCTTCCTTTGCTTGACGCTATTAAACAGATTCCATCatacgccaaatttttgaaggagttGTGCACTCACAAACGGCAACTCCAAGTGCAGAAGAAGGTGTTCTTGACTGAACAAGTGAGCTCACTCTTCCAGTCAACCCTTCCGCCCAAGTATAATGATCCGGGCTGTCCTACGATATCCATCACCATCGGGGGTAAGGTTTGTGAAAAGGCTCTTCTCGATTTGGGGCAAGTGTAA